In one Thermaerobacter sp. PB12/4term genomic region, the following are encoded:
- the mtnP gene encoding S-methyl-5'-thioadenosine phosphorylase, which translates to MRLAIIGGTGVYDPEILDDVREETVVTPYGRATVRIGKFRGLEVVFLARHGAGHTVPPHKINYRANIYALAALGVRRVIATAAVGSLRQAFGPGHFVLVDQFLDFTRNRVSTFFEGGEAGVVHIDVTEPYCPEIRSHLEAAGKALGLPVTNGGVYVCTEGPRFETPAEIRMFERLGGDLVGMTSVPEVVLAREAGLCYATIAMVTNYAAGISGQPLTHEEVLEIMAANGTNLRRLILEALPRLAAEPTCPCAARPAPLKVAAATGGEEEPRP; encoded by the coding sequence GTGCGACTGGCCATCATCGGAGGAACGGGCGTCTACGATCCGGAGATCCTGGACGACGTGCGCGAGGAGACGGTGGTCACGCCCTACGGGCGGGCCACCGTGCGCATCGGCAAGTTCCGCGGCCTGGAGGTGGTCTTCCTGGCCCGGCACGGCGCCGGGCACACGGTGCCACCCCACAAGATCAACTACCGGGCCAACATCTATGCCCTGGCTGCGTTGGGGGTCCGCCGGGTCATCGCCACCGCCGCCGTGGGCTCCCTGCGCCAGGCCTTCGGGCCGGGCCACTTCGTCCTGGTCGACCAGTTCCTCGATTTTACCAGGAACCGCGTCTCCACCTTCTTCGAGGGCGGGGAGGCCGGGGTCGTCCACATCGACGTCACCGAGCCCTACTGCCCGGAGATCCGCAGCCACCTGGAGGCGGCCGGCAAGGCCCTGGGCCTGCCCGTGACCAACGGTGGCGTGTACGTCTGCACCGAGGGGCCGCGCTTTGAGACGCCCGCCGAGATCCGCATGTTCGAGCGCCTGGGCGGCGACCTGGTGGGCATGACCAGCGTGCCGGAGGTGGTGCTGGCCCGGGAGGCGGGCCTCTGCTACGCCACCATCGCCATGGTGACCAACTACGCCGCCGGCATCTCGGGCCAGCCCCTGACCCACGAAGAGGTGCTGGAGATCATGGCGGCCAACGGGACCAACCTGCGGCGGCTGATCCTGGAGGCCCTGCCCCGCCTGGCGGCCGAACCGACCTGCCCGTGCGCGGCGCGCCCTGCCCCCCTCAAGGTGGCGGCGGCCACCGGCGGGGAGGAGGAACCCCGGCCGTGA
- the ndk gene encoding nucleoside-diphosphate kinase: MERTFVMVKPDGVQRGLVGEIIARLERKGLKLVGLKMVQVSEELARRHYAAHEGKPFFPGLIRFITSAPVVAMVWEGREAVNVVRNLMGPTDGAKAAPGTIRGDLANDIGFNLVHGSDSLESARQEIELWFRQDELIDWENHREAWLYDRS; this comes from the coding sequence GTGGAACGCACCTTCGTCATGGTCAAGCCCGACGGCGTCCAGCGCGGCCTGGTGGGCGAGATCATCGCGCGGCTGGAGCGCAAGGGCCTCAAGCTGGTTGGGCTCAAGATGGTCCAGGTCAGTGAGGAACTGGCCCGCCGCCACTACGCGGCCCATGAGGGCAAGCCCTTCTTCCCGGGGCTGATCCGCTTCATCACCTCGGCACCGGTGGTGGCCATGGTCTGGGAGGGCCGGGAGGCCGTCAACGTGGTGCGCAATCTCATGGGTCCCACCGACGGGGCCAAGGCCGCGCCGGGCACCATCCGCGGCGACCTGGCCAACGACATCGGCTTCAACCTGGTGCACGGCAGCGATTCCCTCGAGAGCGCCCGGCAGGAGATCGAGCTCTGGTTCCGGCAGGATGAACTCATCGACTGGGAAAATCATAGGGAGGCCTGGCTGTACGACCGCAGCTGA
- the speD gene encoding adenosylmethionine decarboxylase: MRALGRHILAEAYDCDPAVLDDVNLVESIMVEAALAAGAEIRQVAFHKFAPQGVSGVVVISESHLTIHTWPELGYAAIDVFTCGDHVDPWDACHYIFEHLRAGRVAASETQRGILDEQDSPRLQPVALRRDAAG; the protein is encoded by the coding sequence ATGCGGGCGCTCGGGCGGCACATCTTGGCCGAGGCATACGATTGCGACCCGGCGGTGCTGGATGACGTGAATCTGGTGGAGTCGATCATGGTAGAGGCGGCACTCGCCGCCGGGGCCGAGATTCGTCAGGTCGCCTTCCACAAGTTCGCCCCCCAGGGCGTCAGTGGGGTCGTGGTGATCTCGGAGTCCCACCTGACGATCCACACGTGGCCGGAGTTGGGTTACGCCGCCATCGACGTCTTCACCTGCGGGGACCACGTCGATCCGTGGGACGCGTGCCACTACATCTTCGAGCACCTGCGGGCGGGGCGCGTCGCGGCATCGGAAACCCAGCGGGGCATTCTGGACGAACAGGACAGCCCGAGGCTGCAGCCGGTGGCCCTGCGCCGGGACGCGGCGGGTTGA